From Vibrio crassostreae, one genomic window encodes:
- a CDS encoding amino acid ABC transporter permease translates to MKPNETISPAQAKPQPKSANLFYNPTFRSIIFQIIAVGALCAFFYTIVNNALTNLDSRGIATGFDFLSQEAGFGIGLTLIEYDETFSYGRTFFIGLLNTALVSVLGIMLATILGFSMGIARLSSNWLVSRFAAVYIEIFRNIPLLLQIFFWYFAVLQALPSARQSMSLGEAIFLNVRGLYFPAPVLEQGSSIVIASLIVGIIATFIINIWANNKQKLTGQQTPMFRIAAALILGLPLVTYFVMGMPISADYPVLKGFNFKGGISIIPELAALMLALSIYTAAFIAEIVRSGINAVNHGQTEAAMSLGIPRSRTLKLVIIPQALRIIIPPLTSQYLNLTKNSSLAMAIGYPDLVSVFAGTTLNQTGQAIEVIAMTMGVYLTLSLLTSALMNIYNRKVALVER, encoded by the coding sequence ATGAAACCTAATGAAACTATTTCTCCAGCGCAGGCAAAGCCACAGCCCAAAAGTGCCAACTTATTTTACAACCCCACTTTTCGCTCCATCATTTTCCAAATTATCGCCGTCGGGGCGCTTTGTGCTTTCTTTTACACGATTGTAAATAATGCGCTCACTAACTTAGATTCCCGTGGTATCGCCACTGGTTTTGATTTTCTCTCCCAAGAAGCTGGTTTTGGCATAGGCTTAACACTGATTGAATACGACGAGACCTTCTCATACGGTCGTACATTCTTTATCGGTCTTCTCAATACCGCTTTAGTTTCAGTACTAGGCATCATGCTAGCCACGATACTGGGCTTTAGTATGGGTATCGCTAGACTCTCTTCAAACTGGCTAGTTAGCCGATTTGCAGCTGTCTACATTGAGATATTCCGAAATATCCCCCTTCTTTTGCAAATCTTTTTCTGGTACTTCGCCGTACTGCAAGCCTTGCCTTCTGCTCGTCAAAGCATGAGCCTAGGTGAAGCAATTTTCTTGAACGTACGTGGATTGTACTTCCCTGCTCCAGTGTTAGAGCAAGGCAGTAGCATTGTTATCGCATCATTGATTGTTGGTATCATCGCTACGTTTATTATCAACATTTGGGCTAATAACAAACAGAAACTTACCGGCCAACAAACACCGATGTTTCGAATTGCTGCAGCGTTGATTTTAGGCTTACCGTTGGTGACTTACTTTGTTATGGGTATGCCTATCTCTGCGGATTACCCTGTTTTAAAAGGGTTTAACTTCAAGGGTGGTATTAGCATAATCCCGGAGCTTGCTGCATTGATGCTTGCTTTAAGTATCTACACAGCAGCGTTCATTGCCGAGATTGTTCGTTCAGGTATTAACGCCGTAAACCATGGGCAAACAGAGGCTGCTATGTCTCTAGGAATCCCACGATCTAGAACCCTTAAGCTTGTCATTATCCCACAGGCATTAAGAATTATTATCCCACCACTAACCAGTCAGTACCTAAACCTGACCAAAAACTCATCACTTGCGATGGCCATTGGTTACCCTGATCTTGTCTCTGTATTTGCAGGAACAACATTAAACCAAACTGGACAAGCTATCGAAGTAATCGCGATGACAATGGGTGTCTACCTGACCTTGAGCCTATTAACATCTGCTCTAATGAACATATACAACCGCAAAGTAGCGTTGGTGGAGAGATAA
- a CDS encoding amino acid ABC transporter permease, translating into MSTHQFQPDLPPPANTVGPVGWLRKNLFNGPINSVVTVVLAYFAFTLIWAVADWAFISADWIGTTRDACTSEGACWVFISVRWEQFMYGFYPEAELWRPRLFYATLAIFVALLAYEKTPKRTWIWLFFVNIYPFIIAGLLYGGVFGLEVVDTHKWGGLLVTLIIALVGIVVSLPIGVALALGRRSEMPIIRSMCTVYIEIWRGVPLITVLFMASVMLPLFLSEGTETDKLIRALVGVVLFSAAYMAEVIRGGLQAIPKGQYEAADALGLSYWKKTGLIILPQALKITIPSIVNTFIGLFKDTSLVLIIGMFDVLGIGQAANTDPEWLGYSTESYVFVALVFWVFCFGMSRYSIWLENRLHTGHKR; encoded by the coding sequence ATGAGTACACATCAATTTCAACCTGATCTTCCGCCTCCAGCGAATACCGTTGGGCCAGTCGGTTGGTTAAGAAAAAATCTATTTAATGGACCAATTAACAGCGTCGTCACTGTGGTTCTTGCTTACTTTGCTTTTACCCTTATATGGGCAGTAGCGGATTGGGCATTCATCAGTGCCGACTGGATAGGAACCACACGCGATGCCTGCACTAGCGAAGGCGCTTGTTGGGTCTTTATTAGCGTTCGTTGGGAGCAATTCATGTATGGCTTCTACCCAGAAGCTGAACTGTGGCGACCTCGCCTCTTCTACGCTACGTTAGCCATTTTTGTGGCCTTACTGGCCTACGAAAAAACACCTAAACGTACGTGGATCTGGTTGTTCTTCGTAAACATCTACCCATTTATCATTGCTGGCTTGCTATACGGTGGTGTCTTTGGGTTAGAAGTTGTCGATACCCATAAATGGGGTGGTCTACTGGTCACACTGATCATCGCACTTGTTGGTATTGTAGTGTCACTCCCTATTGGTGTTGCACTTGCGCTTGGGCGTCGTTCAGAGATGCCGATCATTCGTAGTATGTGTACCGTATACATCGAAATTTGGCGTGGCGTACCGCTCATTACCGTTCTATTCATGGCCTCAGTTATGCTCCCGCTCTTTTTATCAGAAGGAACAGAAACCGATAAGCTGATTAGAGCACTTGTTGGGGTAGTACTATTCAGTGCAGCCTACATGGCAGAAGTAATTCGTGGTGGTTTACAAGCAATACCAAAAGGCCAATACGAAGCGGCTGATGCTCTGGGACTAAGCTACTGGAAAAAGACAGGGCTTATCATTCTTCCTCAAGCTCTTAAAATCACGATTCCTTCAATTGTGAACACCTTCATTGGTTTGTTCAAAGATACCAGTCTTGTTTTAATTATTGGTATGTTTGATGTGTTAGGAATTGGCCAAGCCGCGAATACCGACCCTGAATGGCTTGGGTATTCAACAGAAAGTTATGTATTTGTCGCGTTAGTGTTCTGGGTGTTCTGTTTTGGCATGTCGAGATATTCGATATGGCTAGAAAACAGACTTCACACCGGTCACAAACGATAA
- a CDS encoding amino acid ABC transporter ATP-binding protein, with protein MTQQTENNSQGLMIELKDMNKWYGEFHVLKNINLEVKKGEKIVICGPSGSGKSTMIRCINRLEEHQKGHIFVSGNELTEDLKNIEAVRRDVGMCFQHFNLFPHLTVLENCTLAPIWVKKMPKEEAEAIAMKYLERVKIPEQADKFPGQLSGGQQQRVAIARSLCMNPQVMLFDEPTSALDPEMVREVLDVMVELAEEGMTMLCVTHEMGFAKEVADRVIFMDAGEIIEENNPVDFFENPQSDRTQNFLSQILHH; from the coding sequence ATGACGCAGCAGACAGAAAACAACTCTCAAGGTCTTATGATCGAGTTGAAAGACATGAACAAATGGTACGGTGAATTCCACGTACTTAAGAACATCAACCTAGAAGTTAAAAAAGGCGAGAAAATCGTTATCTGTGGCCCTTCCGGCTCAGGTAAATCAACGATGATCCGCTGTATCAACCGATTAGAAGAGCACCAAAAGGGTCATATCTTTGTTTCAGGTAATGAATTGACGGAAGATCTCAAGAACATCGAAGCCGTTCGCCGAGATGTAGGCATGTGTTTCCAGCACTTCAATCTGTTCCCACATCTGACGGTATTAGAGAACTGTACTTTGGCCCCTATCTGGGTCAAAAAGATGCCGAAAGAAGAAGCTGAAGCGATTGCGATGAAATACCTAGAGCGTGTGAAAATTCCTGAGCAAGCAGACAAGTTCCCAGGTCAACTTTCAGGTGGTCAACAACAGCGTGTAGCTATCGCTCGCTCTTTGTGTATGAACCCTCAAGTGATGCTGTTTGATGAGCCAACGTCGGCACTCGATCCAGAAATGGTTCGTGAAGTATTAGACGTAATGGTTGAGCTAGCGGAAGAAGGCATGACAATGCTTTGTGTGACGCACGAGATGGGCTTTGCAAAAGAGGTAGCAGATCGCGTTATCTTCATGGATGCCGGTGAAATCATAGAAGAGAACAACCCTGTCGACTTCTTTGAAAACCCACAATCAGACAGAACGCAGAACTTCTTAAGTCAAATCTTACACCATTAA
- a CDS encoding Bax inhibitor-1/YccA family protein — protein sequence MNSPMFSRTASQESALQTNKVLRNTYALLSMTLLWSAVVAGVSMAMNLPRPGLIIMLVGFYGLLFLTEKNRDNSMGLVFTFLFTGFLGYTIGPILNMYVGAGMGDVILTALGGTALAFMGASAYALTTKRDLSFLNGMLLAGFVVLLVGMVANIFLQMPLLSLAMSGMFILFSTGVILLTTQNIIRGGETNYISATISLYVSIYNIFISLLSILGIMGSDD from the coding sequence ATGAACAGCCCTATGTTTTCACGCACAGCATCTCAAGAAAGTGCTCTGCAAACCAATAAAGTGTTGCGTAACACCTACGCATTACTGTCTATGACACTACTTTGGTCTGCTGTTGTAGCAGGCGTATCCATGGCGATGAACCTTCCTCGCCCGGGTCTTATTATCATGCTTGTTGGCTTCTACGGCCTACTTTTCCTAACAGAGAAGAACCGTGACAACAGCATGGGTCTAGTCTTCACATTCCTATTTACAGGTTTCTTAGGCTACACCATTGGTCCAATTCTTAATATGTACGTTGGCGCAGGCATGGGTGATGTAATCCTAACTGCACTTGGCGGTACAGCACTGGCGTTTATGGGCGCATCAGCTTACGCGCTAACAACTAAGCGTGACCTGTCGTTCCTTAACGGCATGCTATTAGCTGGTTTTGTAGTACTGCTTGTAGGTATGGTTGCAAATATCTTCCTACAGATGCCTCTACTATCATTGGCAATGAGCGGTATGTTCATCCTATTCTCGACTGGTGTTATCTTGCTTACAACGCAAAACATCATTCGTGGCGGTGAAACAAACTACATCTCTGCAACGATCAGCTTGTACGTATCAATCTACAACATCTTCATCAGCCTGCTAAGCATCCTAGGCATCATGGGCAGCGACGACTAA
- a CDS encoding TusE/DsrC/DsvC family sulfur relay protein, with protein MFEYNGKQIETDAQGYLLDYTQWEEGMIEILAQDEAIELTDAHLEVVHFVRSFYEEFNTSPAVRMLVKAMEKAHGPEKGNSKYLFKLFKKGPAKQATKLAGLPKPAKCL; from the coding sequence ATGTTTGAATATAACGGCAAGCAAATCGAAACCGACGCTCAAGGCTACCTATTGGATTACACGCAATGGGAAGAAGGTATGATTGAAATACTTGCTCAAGATGAAGCTATTGAACTTACGGATGCACACTTAGAAGTCGTCCATTTTGTAAGGAGCTTTTACGAAGAGTTCAATACCTCACCAGCGGTTCGTATGCTAGTTAAAGCGATGGAAAAAGCGCACGGCCCAGAAAAAGGTAACAGCAAGTACCTATTCAAGTTATTCAAAAAAGGGCCGGCAAAACAAGCAACCAAGCTCGCCGGTTTACCTAAACCAGCAAAGTGCTTGTAA
- the yccX gene encoding acylphosphatase, producing MESSQYIFVVSGVVQCVGFRYHTSRQAQAMGLSGYAKNLNDGRVEVLAVGESQQIEKLHAWLNIGPSSAIVDNVDMHQVKDSERQDVRVGTFKIL from the coding sequence ATGGAAAGTTCACAATATATTTTTGTCGTGTCAGGCGTAGTTCAATGTGTTGGGTTTCGTTACCACACCAGTAGGCAAGCGCAAGCTATGGGTCTTTCAGGCTATGCGAAGAACTTAAATGATGGTCGAGTTGAAGTATTAGCTGTCGGAGAGAGTCAACAAATAGAGAAGTTGCATGCTTGGCTCAACATTGGCCCGTCGAGTGCAATAGTAGATAACGTAGATATGCATCAAGTTAAAGATAGTGAGCGCCAAGACGTACGTGTAGGGACGTTTAAAATACTGTAG
- a CDS encoding methyl-accepting chemotaxis protein, giving the protein MKEIPFRWIDKYLIHLKIQEKFYLLFLLPLLALVILTLVLDSAADSLLAHLYQEEMLLMKGLIEAGQLTKDQVAQLVSSSETISLGYGAGSVSVINGAFSLVANHDQNLWSALSTTQVSIIAVTLTLIALGVYYIMTFIGGAMFSMNKALNTLANGDLTCRMNYFLVRDEFSEIAITIDKVAEREQNMVLSIQESVALMQQISSDLNQSTQQSSDISGNQQEHLNSLASATEQMAATIREVATLAHESSSQTMDARGVAQSGQVKVSNTLESISNLSQEIQSASQAVEELDANAAQIDEVVATINGISEQTNLLALNAAIEAARAGEQGRGFAVVADEVRALAGRTQQATVEIQSMIESLQRNSQSLTKLMEVTVNNAGEGQTLMSEVNVEIGSLAEKNQSISDSSTQIATAAEEQGVVADNIAQSVEEIRHQSDSICEMISKSNSNVDQLRKQSDTMEGLLTGLKA; this is encoded by the coding sequence ATGAAAGAAATCCCATTTCGTTGGATTGACAAATATCTCATTCACCTAAAAATCCAAGAAAAGTTCTATCTACTCTTCTTATTACCTCTTCTCGCCCTAGTTATATTAACTCTCGTTTTAGATAGCGCCGCGGACTCTTTGCTTGCTCACCTTTATCAAGAAGAAATGCTCTTGATGAAAGGACTTATCGAAGCAGGTCAACTCACTAAAGATCAAGTCGCTCAACTTGTCAGCAGCTCTGAAACCATCTCTTTGGGCTACGGTGCTGGTTCTGTTTCGGTGATTAATGGTGCATTCAGCCTAGTTGCTAACCATGACCAAAACCTTTGGTCTGCTCTGTCTACGACTCAGGTTTCTATCATCGCTGTAACCCTAACGCTTATCGCGCTGGGTGTTTACTACATCATGACCTTCATCGGTGGTGCGATGTTCTCTATGAACAAAGCTTTAAACACACTGGCTAATGGTGACCTAACTTGCCGCATGAACTACTTCTTAGTTCGTGATGAGTTTAGTGAAATTGCTATTACGATCGACAAGGTAGCAGAGCGTGAACAAAACATGGTTCTATCAATTCAAGAGTCTGTCGCTCTAATGCAGCAGATCAGCTCGGACTTAAACCAGTCAACACAACAAAGTTCAGACATCTCTGGTAACCAACAAGAACACCTGAATAGCTTAGCAAGTGCAACGGAGCAAATGGCTGCTACGATTCGCGAAGTAGCTACCCTTGCTCATGAGTCTAGTTCACAAACGATGGACGCTCGCGGCGTTGCGCAGAGTGGTCAAGTCAAGGTTTCAAATACATTGGAGTCTATCTCTAACCTATCTCAAGAGATCCAATCCGCTTCACAAGCAGTAGAAGAACTTGATGCCAACGCGGCGCAGATCGATGAAGTGGTCGCAACCATCAATGGCATTTCAGAGCAGACTAACCTATTGGCACTGAATGCTGCCATAGAGGCTGCACGTGCAGGTGAGCAAGGTCGTGGGTTTGCTGTTGTTGCCGATGAAGTTCGTGCCCTTGCTGGTCGTACTCAACAAGCAACGGTTGAAATCCAAAGTATGATTGAGTCATTACAACGTAACAGCCAATCACTGACCAAACTGATGGAAGTAACGGTAAACAATGCTGGTGAAGGCCAAACACTGATGTCGGAAGTGAACGTTGAGATCGGTTCATTAGCTGAAAAGAACCAGTCTATTTCAGATAGCAGCACTCAAATTGCTACCGCGGCTGAAGAACAAGGCGTAGTCGCTGACAACATTGCACAAAGTGTTGAAGAGATTCGTCATCAATCAGACAGTATCTGCGAGATGATCAGTAAGAGTAATTCCAATGTCGACCAACTTCGTAAACAAAGCGATACGATGGAAGGTTTACTGACAGGTCTTAAAGCTTAA
- a CDS encoding class I SAM-dependent methyltransferase has translation MTPSIHLAKGRDKSLRRKHPWVFSRGIDKVEGEPKQGETVDVYAQNGQWLAKAAYSPESQIRARVWTFEKEEINKAFFVKRIQDAQSLREDIIERDGLSGYRLTAAESDGLPGITIDKYQDFLVCQLLSAGAEFNKSVLVEALIECFPDCNIYERSDVAVRKKEGLEQVVGVLHGEEPPKSIVIEENGVKISVNIMEGHKTGFYMDQRDSRKESMKYVKGKDVLNCFSYTGGFGLYALKGDAKRVINADVSQLALDTAKFNAELNEFDISKKRAVFLNADVFKLLREYRDQGTKFDVVIMDPPKFVSSKNNLTSGANGYKDVNMLAMQILKPGGTLLTYSCSGLMGTDLFQKIIADAALDAGRTVKFVERFEQAADHLTDTAYPEGFYLKGFACKVL, from the coding sequence ATGACTCCTTCAATTCATCTAGCTAAAGGCCGAGATAAATCACTACGCCGCAAACACCCTTGGGTATTTTCTCGCGGTATCGATAAGGTCGAAGGCGAACCAAAACAAGGTGAAACTGTAGACGTATATGCTCAAAATGGTCAGTGGCTTGCAAAAGCGGCTTACTCACCAGAATCTCAAATTCGAGCTCGTGTTTGGACATTTGAAAAAGAAGAAATCAACAAGGCGTTCTTTGTAAAACGAATTCAAGATGCACAGTCTTTACGTGAAGACATCATCGAACGTGACGGCCTATCGGGTTACCGTCTAACAGCTGCAGAGTCTGATGGCCTGCCTGGCATCACAATCGACAAATACCAAGACTTCCTTGTTTGCCAACTGCTAAGTGCTGGCGCTGAGTTTAACAAAAGCGTGTTGGTTGAAGCGTTAATTGAATGCTTCCCTGACTGCAACATCTACGAGCGTTCAGACGTGGCAGTTCGTAAGAAAGAAGGCTTAGAACAGGTTGTTGGCGTTCTTCACGGTGAAGAACCACCGAAGTCTATCGTGATTGAAGAAAACGGCGTTAAGATCAGCGTGAACATTATGGAAGGCCACAAAACGGGCTTCTACATGGACCAACGTGATAGCCGCAAAGAATCGATGAAGTACGTTAAAGGCAAAGATGTCCTTAACTGTTTCTCATACACAGGTGGCTTTGGCCTTTACGCACTTAAAGGCGACGCGAAGCGTGTTATCAACGCTGACGTATCTCAACTTGCTCTTGATACGGCTAAATTCAACGCTGAACTTAACGAGTTTGATATCTCGAAAAAGCGCGCTGTGTTCCTTAACGCTGACGTTTTCAAACTGCTTCGTGAGTACCGTGACCAAGGCACTAAGTTTGACGTAGTGATCATGGACCCACCAAAGTTTGTTTCAAGCAAGAACAACCTAACTTCAGGCGCTAACGGCTACAAAGACGTTAACATGCTTGCAATGCAAATCCTGAAACCAGGCGGCACCCTACTCACCTACTCTTGCTCTGGCTTAATGGGTACAGACCTATTCCAAAAGATCATCGCTGATGCAGCATTAGACGCAGGCCGCACTGTTAAGTTCGTAGAGCGCTTCGAGCAAGCAGCCGACCACCTAACAGACACAGCCTACCCAGAAGGGTTCTACCTGAAAGGCTTTGCTTGTAAGGTTCTTTAA